In Serratia marcescens subsp. marcescens ATCC 13880, a single genomic region encodes these proteins:
- the lysM gene encoding peptidoglycan-binding protein LysM, with protein sequence MGLFNFVKEAGEKLWDTVTGNASAEDQSAKLKEHLDKSGLPGTDKVDVQVVDGKAVVTGDAVSQELKEKILVAIGNVAGISGVEDKVAVAQSDAESRFYTVKKGDTLSAISKEMYGNANLYNKIFEANKPMLSSPDKIYPGQVLRIPQ encoded by the coding sequence ATGGGCTTGTTTAACTTCGTCAAAGAAGCGGGCGAAAAACTGTGGGATACAGTCACCGGCAATGCCTCCGCCGAAGATCAAAGCGCCAAACTCAAGGAACATCTCGATAAGAGCGGCCTGCCGGGCACCGACAAAGTTGATGTGCAGGTGGTCGATGGTAAAGCCGTAGTGACCGGCGACGCCGTCAGCCAGGAGTTAAAAGAGAAGATCCTGGTGGCTATCGGCAACGTGGCGGGGATCAGCGGTGTGGAAGACAAGGTGGCGGTAGCGCAATCCGACGCCGAGAGCCGCTTCTATACCGTGAAGAAGGGCGATACGCTGAGCGCGATCTCTAAAGAGATGTACGGCAACGCCAATCTGTACAACAAGATTTTCGAAGCCAACAAGCCGATGCTGTCGAGCCCGGACAAGATTTATCCGGGGCAGGTGTTGCGTATCCCGCAATAA
- a CDS encoding YccJ family protein, with product MANHNVKSWATVRETSVEIAEAIFELAGNDEVLAQKIWEEGSDEALEKAFAKTTADQLYWGEETVERKNV from the coding sequence ATGGCGAATCACAATGTGAAATCCTGGGCGACAGTGCGTGAAACTTCGGTGGAAATCGCCGAAGCCATTTTTGAGCTGGCAGGGAACGATGAAGTGTTGGCGCAGAAAATCTGGGAAGAAGGCAGTGATGAGGCGCTGGAGAAGGCCTTTGCCAAAACCACCGCCGACCAGCTTTATTGGGGAGAGGAAACCGTCGAGCGGAAAAACGTTTGA
- a CDS encoding helix-turn-helix domain-containing protein, with product MIQEHHLSLVCALSKWVETHLGRVIHLEELAEYSGYSLWHMQKLFKEATGISLGKYIRERRLAGAVYQLRSSEASIFDIALDFGFGSQSHFTYMFRKRFNITPYDFRQDLSVDLHIDPPLHVIHQKSA from the coding sequence ATGATACAAGAACACCACCTCTCGTTGGTCTGCGCCCTCAGCAAATGGGTCGAAACTCACCTCGGACGAGTGATCCATCTCGAAGAGCTGGCCGAGTACTCCGGCTACTCGCTGTGGCACATGCAGAAGCTGTTCAAAGAAGCGACAGGGATTTCGCTCGGTAAATACATTCGCGAACGCCGTCTGGCCGGCGCGGTCTATCAACTGCGCAGCAGTGAAGCGTCGATCTTCGACATCGCCCTGGACTTTGGCTTCGGTTCTCAGTCCCACTTCACCTACATGTTCAGAAAGCGTTTTAATATCACACCCTATGATTTCCGCCAGGATTTGAGCGTTGATCTGCACATCGATCCGCCGCTGCACGTCATTCACCAAAAATCCGCCTGA
- a CDS encoding PhoP/PhoQ regulator MgrB: protein MRLLNLLRKKILVIMTAVAACLFFYLLALDSYCDDGGNFALGICSVTRFVPW from the coding sequence ATGAGGCTGCTAAATTTGTTGCGAAAAAAAATCCTCGTGATAATGACGGCCGTCGCTGCCTGCCTGTTTTTCTACCTACTGGCGCTGGACAGCTATTGCGACGATGGTGGAAATTTTGCGTTGGGCATCTGTTCGGTGACCCGCTTCGTGCCCTGGTAA
- a CDS encoding DUF2766 family protein, with amino-acid sequence MSDMLSNEQELASDLVACQLVIKQILDVIDVIAPTEVRDKMAGQLKSIDFSTHPAGADPVTRRAIDKAIALIEMKFTRN; translated from the coding sequence ATGTCTGACATGCTGAGCAACGAGCAGGAACTGGCTTCCGATCTGGTCGCTTGCCAACTGGTCATCAAACAGATTCTGGACGTTATCGACGTGATTGCGCCGACCGAAGTGCGCGACAAGATGGCGGGTCAGCTCAAAAGCATCGATTTCTCCACGCATCCTGCCGGCGCCGATCCGGTGACCCGCCGAGCGATTGACAAGGCGATTGCGCTGATCGAGATGAAGTTTACCCGCAACTGA
- the cspE gene encoding transcription antiterminator/RNA stability regulator CspE, producing MAKIKGQVKWFNESKGFGFITPADGSKDVFVHFSAIQGNGFKTLAEGQNVEFEIQDGQKGPSAVNVTAI from the coding sequence ATGGCAAAGATCAAAGGTCAAGTTAAGTGGTTCAACGAGTCTAAAGGTTTCGGTTTCATCACCCCGGCTGACGGCAGCAAAGACGTGTTCGTACACTTCTCTGCAATCCAGGGTAACGGCTTCAAAACCCTGGCTGAAGGCCAGAACGTTGAGTTCGAAATCCAAGATGGCCAGAAAGGCCCATCTGCAGTAAACGTTACTGCTATCTAA
- the rlmA gene encoding 23S rRNA (guanine(745)-N(1))-methyltransferase — protein sequence MSYQCPLCHQPLYFSSQHWRCDGNHQFDQAKEGYVNLLPVQHKRSKQPGDSAEMMQARRAFLDGGYYQPLQAQVAEWLDLALAADAGTLLDIGCGEGYYTAAVAARLAQERTMAVYGLDVAKVAIRYAAKRYPAVSFCVASSHRLPFADGALDAVLRIYAPCKAEELARVVKPGGVVLTVSPGPRHLYQLKEQVYQQVQLHAEQDEQFDGFDCERKEALAYTMTLPGAQAANLLQMTPFAWRATPEVQQRLAEGGEFVCETDFVLALYRRRA from the coding sequence ATGTCTTATCAATGCCCTCTGTGTCATCAACCGCTGTATTTTTCATCACAACACTGGCGTTGTGACGGCAATCATCAGTTCGATCAAGCCAAAGAAGGCTACGTGAATCTGCTGCCGGTGCAGCACAAACGATCGAAGCAGCCGGGAGACAGCGCGGAAATGATGCAGGCGCGGCGAGCGTTTCTCGACGGTGGATATTATCAGCCGTTGCAAGCGCAGGTGGCCGAGTGGCTGGATTTGGCGCTGGCGGCCGATGCAGGCACGTTATTGGACATCGGCTGTGGGGAAGGGTATTACACCGCCGCCGTGGCCGCCAGGCTGGCGCAGGAGCGCACTATGGCGGTCTATGGGCTGGATGTCGCCAAGGTGGCGATCCGCTATGCCGCTAAACGTTATCCGGCGGTCTCGTTCTGCGTTGCCTCCAGTCACCGTTTGCCGTTCGCCGACGGGGCGCTGGATGCGGTCTTGCGCATTTATGCACCCTGCAAGGCGGAGGAGCTGGCGCGAGTAGTGAAGCCGGGCGGCGTGGTGCTGACGGTGTCGCCGGGCCCGCGTCATCTGTACCAGCTGAAAGAGCAGGTGTACCAGCAGGTGCAGCTGCATGCCGAACAGGATGAACAGTTCGACGGATTCGACTGCGAGCGCAAAGAGGCGCTGGCCTATACGATGACCCTACCGGGCGCGCAGGCCGCCAATCTGCTGCAGATGACGCCGTTCGCCTGGCGCGCTACGCCGGAGGTGCAACAGCGGTTGGCCGAGGGCGGCGAGTTTGTGTGCGAGACGGATTTCGTGCTGGCGTTGTACCGACGTCGCGCTTAA
- a CDS encoding pirin family protein has product MSQPRPTLSSPSRECPVVDGVRQIQRIAVRNAEVGGIPINRALPTRERRTVGAWCFLDHAGPTVFNGTSPGMDVGQHPHTGLQTFTWMIEGEVLHRDSLGSEQVIRPGQVNLMTAGHGIAHTEQSVGEQRRLHAAQLWIALPAEHADMAPRFDHYPDLPQWQNNGVNHRLLVGEFGAYRSPVFTLSPLIAIDLEWEEAARIELPLRDDYEIGFLPLIGAFELNGEIFSPDEFAYLGMKNNSIGLNAQQGSRGLLIGGAPLNEEILIWWNFVGHTKAEITRAQHDWEQGAPRFPTVSGYSGERMTAPRLPWNDV; this is encoded by the coding sequence ATGAGTCAGCCACGTCCTACGCTCTCTTCACCTTCACGCGAGTGCCCCGTCGTTGACGGCGTGCGCCAGATACAACGTATTGCCGTGCGTAACGCCGAAGTGGGGGGCATTCCGATCAACCGTGCGTTGCCAACCCGGGAGCGGCGCACCGTCGGCGCCTGGTGTTTTCTCGATCACGCCGGGCCGACGGTGTTCAACGGCACTTCGCCCGGCATGGATGTGGGGCAGCATCCGCACACCGGGCTGCAAACGTTCACCTGGATGATAGAGGGGGAGGTGCTGCACCGAGACAGCCTCGGCAGTGAGCAGGTGATTCGCCCGGGGCAGGTTAACCTGATGACCGCGGGGCACGGCATTGCGCATACGGAACAGTCGGTGGGCGAGCAGCGGCGGTTGCATGCTGCGCAATTATGGATCGCGCTGCCGGCCGAACATGCCGACATGGCGCCACGCTTCGATCATTATCCTGACTTGCCGCAATGGCAGAATAACGGCGTGAATCATCGTTTGTTGGTCGGGGAATTTGGCGCTTATCGTTCACCGGTGTTTACTCTTTCGCCATTAATCGCCATTGATCTGGAATGGGAAGAAGCGGCAAGAATCGAATTGCCGTTGCGCGATGATTATGAAATCGGCTTTTTGCCCCTTATTGGTGCATTTGAACTTAATGGTGAAATCTTTTCACCTGATGAATTCGCCTATTTGGGCATGAAGAATAACTCTATTGGGTTAAATGCACAGCAGGGGAGCCGGGGATTACTTATCGGTGGGGCGCCATTAAACGAAGAGATCCTTATCTGGTGGAATTTCGTTGGCCATACCAAGGCTGAAATTACTCGGGCTCAGCATGATTGGGAACAAGGCGCGCCGCGTTTCCCGACGGTTAGCGGTTATTCTGGTGAGCGCATGACCGCACCACGCCTGCCTTGGAACGATGTTTGA
- a CDS encoding DUF1304 domain-containing protein, with the protein MKFFADILLLLIAALHLYILVLEMFLWRTPLGRRAFGTTAEFAAATRVLAANQGLYNGFLALGLAWSYWREDMALQLFFLGCVLAAGVFGGLSASRKILWVQALPAAIAMLAVWGAR; encoded by the coding sequence ATGAAGTTCTTTGCCGATATTTTGCTGCTGCTCATCGCAGCGCTCCATCTTTATATCCTGGTGTTGGAAATGTTCCTGTGGCGTACGCCACTCGGCAGGCGCGCATTCGGCACAACGGCGGAGTTCGCCGCAGCCACGCGGGTGTTGGCCGCCAATCAGGGGCTGTACAACGGCTTTCTGGCCTTGGGGTTGGCATGGAGCTACTGGCGTGAGGATATGGCACTGCAGCTGTTCTTTCTCGGGTGTGTGCTGGCGGCCGGGGTGTTCGGCGGGTTGAGCGCCAGCCGCAAAATTCTGTGGGTGCAGGCGCTGCCGGCCGCGATCGCGATGCTGGCGGTCTGGGGGGCGCGTTAA
- a CDS encoding phage protein NinX family protein, whose product MIKWYEESDAEVNRSIALLTGENPDKWYPYGGVKGKDYCKNPSDAWPIICANKISLNPDNQSDSPQWQARMSTQGGEWQADSASPLRAAMICFLMSRQVN is encoded by the coding sequence ATGATTAAATGGTACGAAGAAAGCGATGCCGAAGTGAACCGCAGCATTGCGCTGCTGACCGGAGAGAACCCGGACAAGTGGTATCCCTACGGTGGTGTGAAAGGTAAAGATTACTGCAAGAATCCCTCCGATGCCTGGCCGATCATTTGCGCCAACAAAATCAGTCTGAACCCCGACAACCAAAGCGACAGCCCGCAGTGGCAGGCGCGCATGAGCACTCAGGGCGGTGAATGGCAGGCGGACAGCGCCAGCCCGCTGCGCGCGGCGATGATCTGCTTCCTGATGAGCCGACAGGTTAACTGA
- a CDS encoding MBL fold metallo-hydrolase → MKRINRYYDAAKAHHTPEGFRNLEPSRRQEGDLQRWQDERKRQGLPRPPQQGYAQFTERWWQPADLSGSDDCVWWLGHASMLLRLSGRYILIDPVLSERASPLSFYGPKRRTPPPLTVEQLPAVDAVLISHNHYDHLDRRTVRQLARRFPQAEFIVPLGLKRWFRRYRLKAHELDWWQSLPLGELTVYATPARHWSMRTLWDRNRSLWCGWVIHHPALRFYFSGDSGYSERLAEIGQRLGPFDVAALPIGAYAPRWFMQEQHMDPQQSVALYRELNQPRAIPIHWGVFELADESLDEPPQQLNLALSEAGLEQHQFLPLKIGERIALQDAQQALSLRPAVQRKE, encoded by the coding sequence ATGAAAAGAATCAACCGTTATTACGACGCGGCCAAGGCGCATCATACGCCGGAGGGATTTCGCAACCTGGAACCTTCGCGGCGTCAGGAGGGCGATCTTCAGCGTTGGCAAGATGAACGCAAGCGGCAGGGGCTGCCCAGACCGCCGCAGCAGGGCTACGCACAATTTACCGAACGCTGGTGGCAACCTGCCGATCTCAGCGGCAGCGACGACTGCGTTTGGTGGTTGGGGCATGCCTCGATGCTGCTGCGGTTGAGCGGGCGCTATATCCTGATCGATCCGGTGTTGTCCGAACGCGCATCGCCACTGAGCTTTTATGGCCCGAAGCGCAGAACGCCGCCGCCGCTGACGGTGGAGCAACTGCCGGCGGTGGATGCGGTGCTGATCTCCCATAACCATTATGACCACCTTGACAGGCGCACGGTGCGGCAATTGGCGCGGCGTTTCCCCCAGGCCGAGTTCATCGTGCCGCTTGGCTTGAAGCGCTGGTTCCGCCGTTATCGGCTGAAGGCGCATGAGCTGGACTGGTGGCAGAGTCTGCCGTTGGGCGAGCTGACGGTCTACGCCACGCCGGCGCGGCACTGGAGCATGCGCACGCTGTGGGATCGCAATCGCTCGCTGTGGTGCGGGTGGGTGATCCACCATCCGGCACTGCGGTTTTATTTTTCCGGCGACAGCGGTTATTCGGAACGGCTGGCGGAGATCGGTCAACGGCTGGGGCCGTTCGACGTGGCTGCGCTGCCGATTGGCGCCTATGCGCCGCGCTGGTTTATGCAGGAGCAGCATATGGATCCGCAGCAGTCGGTGGCGCTGTATCGCGAGCTGAATCAGCCGCGCGCCATTCCCATCCATTGGGGGGTATTCGAACTGGCGGATGAATCGCTGGACGAACCGCCGCAGCAGTTGAACCTGGCCCTGAGCGAGGCGGGGTTGGAGCAGCATCAATTCCTCCCGCTGAAGATTGGCGAGCGCATCGCGTTGCAGGATGCTCAGCAAGCGTTGTCTCTTCGCCCTGCGGTACAGAGGAAAGAATAA
- a CDS encoding YobH family protein, which translates to MSKLIKWVLVLAVIYGGFLISGYGVLIGSNKNVGGLGLQCKYLTARNVAIAQYVNGDNGFIGVADCPLFKKIETVVD; encoded by the coding sequence ATGAGCAAATTGATTAAGTGGGTATTGGTGTTGGCGGTCATTTACGGCGGCTTTTTGATCTCGGGCTACGGCGTGCTGATCGGCAGCAACAAAAACGTTGGCGGGTTGGGATTGCAGTGCAAATACCTGACGGCGCGCAACGTGGCGATCGCCCAGTACGTGAATGGCGACAACGGTTTCATCGGCGTAGCCGACTGCCCGCTGTTCAAGAAAATCGAAACGGTGGTGGATTAA
- a CDS encoding YebO family protein translates to MYDLGFGQNGLLSLALAAVALLAGLWVWFLVNRASVRANEQIRLLQEIAEQQRQQTALLKRMAHRAGADGAAAADDDLNPALDFKGFIPER, encoded by the coding sequence ATGTACGATTTAGGTTTTGGCCAGAACGGCCTGTTGTCGCTGGCCCTCGCCGCCGTGGCGTTGCTGGCCGGGCTGTGGGTCTGGTTCCTGGTGAACCGCGCCAGCGTGCGCGCCAACGAGCAGATTCGCCTGCTGCAGGAGATTGCCGAGCAACAACGCCAGCAAACTGCGCTGTTGAAGCGTATGGCGCACCGCGCCGGCGCAGACGGCGCCGCTGCTGCTGACGACGATCTCAACCCCGCGCTGGATTTCAAAGGTTTCATCCCCGAACGTTGA
- the fos gene encoding fosfomycin resistance glutathione transferase produces the protein MLTGLNHLTLAVSNLDRSFDFYRHLLGFIPHARWQGGAYLSLGPLWLCLSLDETRMQQRERDYTHYAFSVAPEHIEQVSERLRQAGVEEWKSNRSEGESLYFLDPDGHQLEIHAGDLASRLAACREKPYQGMVFY, from the coding sequence ATGTTGACCGGCCTTAACCATCTGACGCTCGCCGTCAGCAATCTCGATCGCAGCTTCGATTTTTATCGTCATCTGTTGGGATTTATCCCGCACGCCCGCTGGCAAGGCGGCGCCTATCTTTCGTTAGGGCCGTTGTGGCTATGCCTGTCGCTGGATGAAACGCGCATGCAACAACGCGAACGCGATTACACCCATTACGCCTTCAGCGTTGCGCCGGAACACATTGAGCAGGTCAGCGAGCGGTTGCGCCAGGCCGGCGTCGAAGAGTGGAAAAGCAATCGCAGCGAAGGCGAATCACTCTATTTTCTCGATCCCGATGGGCATCAATTGGAGATCCATGCCGGCGATTTGGCCAGCCGCCTGGCGGCATGCCGGGAAAAGCCGTATCAGGGCATGGTGTTTTACTGA
- a CDS encoding DUF2627 domain-containing protein — MCGIFSKEVLSKDVSVEYRFSADPYLSASSSNDSSLSM; from the coding sequence ATGTGTGGCATTTTCAGTAAAGAAGTTCTGAGTAAAGACGTTAGCGTTGAATACCGCTTCTCTGCCGATCCTTATCTTAGTGCCTCAAGCAGTAACGACTCTAGTTTGTCTATGTAA
- the pgeF gene encoding peptidoglycan editing factor PgeF gives MSDRSALLDAVPHIQHGFGSKLALLPGHLLPYSATLPEKKQVHGTRIVDVLQPAQACGEADGFYTRQPGILLSVLTADCLPVLFSRRDGGAIAAVHAGWRGLLDGILEQMAARIRQDGGTADWVVSIGPAAGPCCYEVDEALVESFKQRLPLPATLISPHYRHLDLAAIAEYKLAALGFAAVDRAGSCTICTPDVDPQRPQRFKYTSYRRNSHRRAQDPTHPGIKGRNQYAGIIIAAG, from the coding sequence ATGAGCGATCGTTCCGCGCTGCTCGATGCGGTGCCCCATATTCAGCACGGCTTCGGCAGCAAACTCGCGCTGCTACCCGGGCACCTGCTGCCCTACAGCGCCACATTGCCGGAAAAGAAGCAGGTGCACGGCACCCGCATCGTCGACGTGCTGCAGCCGGCGCAGGCGTGCGGTGAAGCCGATGGTTTCTACACTCGCCAGCCCGGCATTCTGCTCAGCGTACTGACGGCGGATTGCCTGCCGGTGCTGTTCAGCCGCCGTGACGGCGGCGCCATCGCAGCGGTTCACGCCGGCTGGCGCGGACTGCTTGACGGTATTCTGGAACAGATGGCAGCGCGCATTCGCCAGGACGGCGGCACCGCCGATTGGGTCGTCTCCATCGGCCCCGCCGCCGGCCCGTGCTGCTACGAAGTCGATGAAGCGCTGGTGGAAAGTTTTAAACAGCGCCTGCCGCTGCCCGCCACGCTGATCAGCCCGCATTACCGGCATCTGGATCTGGCCGCAATTGCCGAATACAAGCTGGCGGCGCTCGGCTTCGCCGCCGTTGACCGCGCCGGCAGTTGCACCATCTGCACGCCGGACGTCGACCCGCAGCGGCCGCAGCGGTTCAAATACACCAGCTATCGCCGCAACAGCCACCGGCGCGCGCAGGATCCGACGCATCCGGGGATCAAAGGCCGCAACCAGTACGCCGGCATCATCATCGCCGCCGGATGA
- a CDS encoding DUF4060 family protein, which yields MKRIIKGDKNLSHLVIAHAAIDRHAESFGQRRQGWPSTYLIKYQNDRVAVEVVTRSQSYVATLMIGARNLTKLCGMPG from the coding sequence ATGAAGCGCATTATCAAAGGTGATAAAAACTTGTCTCATCTGGTGATTGCCCATGCGGCGATCGATCGTCATGCCGAAAGCTTCGGCCAGCGCCGTCAGGGCTGGCCCTCGACCTACCTGATAAAATATCAAAACGATCGCGTGGCGGTGGAAGTGGTCACGCGTAGCCAATCTTATGTCGCCACGCTGATGATCGGCGCGCGCAATCTGACCAAACTGTGCGGTATGCCTGGCTGA
- a CDS encoding amino acid permease gives MGGQHQDTPLKRGLKNRHIQLIALGGAIGTGLFLGIAQTIKMAGPAVLLGYAIGGFIAFLIMRQLGEMVVEEPVAGSFSHFAYKYWGDFAGFLSGWNYWAMFILVGMAELTAVGIYIQYWWPEIPTWASAALFFVLINLINLVNVRLYGETEFWFAIIKVVAIVGMIVFGAWLLASGNGGPQASITNLWQQGGFMPHGFSGLVMAMAVIMFSFGGLEMVGITAAEAADPRRSIPKATNQVVYRILIFYIGSLTVLLSLYPWGQVVEGGSPFVLIFHALNSNLVATVLNVVVLTAALSVYNSGVYANSRMLFGLASQGNAPKALTRVNKRGVPVLSIALSALITSIGVLINYLMPGKAFELLMALVVSTLVINWVMICLAHLKFRAAKNRQGVIPSFKALWYPFGNYLCLAFLGLILVIMYFSEGIRISVLLMPVWVAVLWCGFMLTRRKGGKR, from the coding sequence ATGGGCGGTCAGCATCAGGATACTCCGCTAAAACGCGGTTTAAAAAACAGACACATACAGCTTATTGCCCTCGGGGGCGCCATCGGTACCGGTTTATTTCTCGGCATTGCGCAAACCATTAAAATGGCCGGCCCCGCCGTGCTGCTGGGCTACGCCATCGGCGGTTTTATCGCATTTTTGATCATGCGCCAGCTGGGCGAAATGGTGGTGGAGGAGCCGGTCGCCGGCTCTTTCAGTCACTTTGCCTATAAATACTGGGGCGATTTCGCCGGCTTCCTTTCCGGCTGGAACTACTGGGCAATGTTCATTCTGGTCGGCATGGCGGAATTGACCGCCGTCGGCATCTACATTCAGTACTGGTGGCCGGAGATCCCCACCTGGGCCTCCGCCGCGCTGTTTTTCGTGCTGATCAATCTGATTAACCTGGTGAACGTGCGCCTGTACGGCGAAACCGAGTTCTGGTTCGCCATCATCAAGGTGGTGGCGATTGTCGGCATGATCGTCTTCGGCGCCTGGCTGTTGGCCAGCGGTAACGGCGGGCCGCAGGCCAGCATCACCAACCTGTGGCAGCAGGGCGGCTTTATGCCGCACGGCTTCTCGGGGCTGGTGATGGCGATGGCGGTGATCATGTTCTCGTTTGGCGGCCTGGAAATGGTCGGCATCACCGCGGCGGAAGCCGCCGATCCGCGTCGCAGCATTCCCAAAGCCACCAATCAGGTGGTGTACCGCATCCTGATCTTCTATATCGGCTCGCTGACCGTGCTGCTGTCGCTCTATCCGTGGGGGCAAGTGGTGGAGGGCGGCAGCCCGTTCGTGCTGATCTTCCATGCGCTGAACAGCAATCTGGTGGCAACGGTGCTCAACGTAGTGGTATTGACCGCCGCGCTGTCGGTCTACAACAGCGGCGTTTATGCCAACAGCCGCATGCTGTTCGGGCTGGCCAGCCAGGGCAATGCGCCGAAGGCGCTGACGCGCGTGAATAAACGCGGCGTGCCGGTGCTGTCCATCGCGCTGTCGGCGTTGATTACTTCGATCGGCGTGCTGATCAACTACCTGATGCCCGGCAAGGCGTTTGAGCTGCTGATGGCGCTGGTGGTTTCAACGTTGGTGATCAACTGGGTGATGATCTGCCTGGCGCACCTGAAATTCCGCGCCGCCAAGAACCGCCAGGGCGTCATTCCCAGCTTTAAGGCGCTGTGGTATCCGTTCGGCAACTACCTGTGTCTGGCGTTCCTCGGCCTGATTCTGGTGATCATGTATTTCAGCGAAGGGATCCGCATTTCGGTGTTGCTGATGCCGGTGTGGGTTGCGGTGCTGTGGTGCGGGTTTATGCTGACGCGCCGCAAAGGCGGCAAGCGCTAA